From one Burkholderia pyrrocinia genomic stretch:
- a CDS encoding XRE family transcriptional regulator produces MTTTNNPHIGSDFDTFLEEDGNLEAATATAIKRVIAWQIGQEMKAQHITKTAMAARMKTSRAALNRLLDETDTSLTLATLASAAAALGKRLSFELVPA; encoded by the coding sequence ATGACGACCACGAACAACCCGCATATCGGCAGCGACTTCGATACCTTCCTCGAAGAGGACGGCAATCTCGAAGCGGCCACCGCCACCGCGATCAAGCGCGTGATCGCGTGGCAGATCGGGCAGGAAATGAAGGCGCAGCACATCACCAAAACCGCGATGGCCGCGCGGATGAAAACCAGTCGTGCGGCGCTCAACCGGCTGCTCGACGAAACCGACACGAGCCTCACGCTGGCGACGCTCGCGAGCGCGGCCGCCGCGCTCGGCAAACGGCTCAGCTTTGAGCTGGTGCCGGCCTGA
- the pcaH gene encoding protocatechuate 3,4-dioxygenase subunit beta produces MDSPTILTPRDWPSHPAYVHPEYRSSVKRGPTRPLIPLKDKLRDQYAPVYGAEDLGALDHDLTKNAVKNGEPLGERMVVTGRVLDEGGKPVRNTLVEVWQANAAGRYVHKVDQHDAPLDPNFLGAGRCLTDDEGRYRFLTIKPGAYPWGNHPNAWRPNHIHFSLFGDYFGSRLVTQMYFPGDPLLAYDPIFQGTPEAARDRLISRFSMDITEEGYALGYEFDIVLRGRDATPMER; encoded by the coding sequence ATGGATTCCCCCACGATCCTCACGCCGCGCGACTGGCCGTCGCATCCGGCCTATGTCCACCCCGAGTACCGTTCGTCCGTGAAGCGCGGCCCGACCCGCCCGCTGATCCCGCTGAAGGACAAGCTGCGCGACCAGTACGCGCCCGTCTACGGCGCGGAAGATCTCGGCGCGCTCGACCACGACCTGACGAAGAACGCCGTGAAGAACGGCGAACCGCTCGGCGAGCGCATGGTCGTCACGGGCCGCGTGCTCGACGAAGGCGGCAAGCCCGTGCGCAACACGCTCGTCGAGGTGTGGCAGGCAAACGCGGCCGGCCGCTACGTGCACAAGGTCGACCAGCACGACGCGCCGCTCGACCCGAACTTCCTCGGCGCGGGCCGCTGCCTGACCGACGACGAAGGCCGCTACCGCTTCCTGACGATCAAGCCCGGCGCCTATCCGTGGGGCAACCATCCGAACGCGTGGCGCCCGAATCACATCCACTTCTCGCTGTTCGGCGATTACTTCGGCTCGCGTCTCGTCACGCAGATGTACTTCCCCGGCGACCCGCTGCTCGCGTACGACCCGATCTTCCAGGGCACGCCCGAGGCCGCGCGCGATCGCCTGATCTCGCGCTTCTCGATGGACATCACCGAAGAAGGCTATGCGCTCGGCTACGAATTCGACATCGTGCTGCGCGGCCGCGACGCTACCCCGATGGAGCGCTGA
- the pcaQ gene encoding pca operon transcription factor PcaQ, producing the protein MNNRIADGRVKFRHLQCFLAVAQLGGVQKAAESLSITQPAVSKTIAELEAILGVKLFERSRQGAQPTREAQLFMPHANACVLALRQGVGLLAREGGAAAATLEIGMLPTVAASLAPALMKALAERWPRIVVRIATAANADLLERLKSGAIECAIGRLSEPERMIGLAFEQLYNEPLVAVVRAGHPLLSSAAPATELARYPVVLPPYGTLIRQSAEQLLGACGAPPLDSFIEVLSVSVARALALENDAVWFVPLYAAEYDLSAGALARLPLPSAGTDEPVGLILRTDAQPSPVARTLIDAVRDIARSRFGDKRPHRTPRAARKPGRSDR; encoded by the coding sequence ATGAATAACCGTATCGCCGACGGCCGCGTCAAGTTCCGGCACTTGCAGTGCTTTCTCGCGGTCGCGCAGTTGGGCGGCGTGCAGAAGGCGGCCGAAAGCCTGTCGATCACGCAGCCGGCCGTGTCGAAGACGATCGCCGAACTGGAGGCGATCCTCGGCGTGAAGCTGTTCGAGCGCAGCCGGCAGGGTGCGCAGCCGACCCGCGAAGCGCAGTTGTTCATGCCGCATGCGAACGCGTGCGTGCTGGCGCTGCGGCAGGGCGTCGGGCTGCTCGCGCGCGAGGGCGGGGCCGCCGCGGCGACGCTGGAAATCGGCATGCTGCCGACCGTCGCGGCATCGCTTGCGCCTGCGTTGATGAAGGCGCTGGCCGAGCGCTGGCCGCGCATCGTCGTGCGGATCGCGACGGCCGCGAACGCCGATCTGCTGGAGCGCCTGAAGTCCGGTGCGATCGAATGCGCGATCGGGCGACTGTCGGAGCCGGAGCGGATGATCGGGCTCGCGTTCGAGCAGTTGTACAACGAGCCGCTCGTCGCGGTCGTGCGCGCCGGGCATCCGCTGCTGTCGAGCGCGGCGCCGGCCACCGAGCTCGCGCGCTATCCGGTCGTGCTGCCGCCGTACGGCACGCTGATCCGGCAGTCGGCCGAGCAACTGCTCGGCGCATGCGGCGCGCCGCCGCTGGATTCGTTCATCGAGGTGTTGTCGGTATCGGTCGCGCGCGCGCTGGCGCTCGAGAACGACGCGGTGTGGTTCGTGCCGCTCTACGCGGCCGAATACGATCTGTCGGCAGGTGCGCTGGCGCGCCTGCCGCTGCCGTCCGCGGGTACCGACGAGCCGGTCGGGCTCATCCTGCGCACCGACGCGCAGCCGTCGCCGGTCGCACGGACGCTGATCGATGCCGTGCGCGACATCGCGCGGTCGCGGTTCGGCGACAAGCGCCCGCACCGGACGCCACGCGCCGCGCGCAAGCCGGGGCGCAGCGATCGCTGA
- a CDS encoding helix-turn-helix domain-containing protein, producing the protein MTEPAQLIETLKRQLKAQGMTYRDVARALDVSETSVKRLFASGRFTLERVAEIAQLLGYTLAELVQEASASAPRLHVLTEQQEALLVSDVKLLLVAVCAINYWTVQDIVSAYRVTKAECVKYLLMLDRMNVVALLPGDRIRVRVARDFDWLPGGPIRRYFHAHALGDFLDSRFDGAGETMTFSQGMLTEAAAAELELELRRLRSKAAALHAESSSAPLGQKHGTGLLIATRIWEPTGFHALRRDA; encoded by the coding sequence ATGACCGAACCCGCCCAACTCATCGAAACGCTGAAGCGCCAGTTGAAGGCGCAGGGAATGACCTACCGCGACGTCGCGCGTGCGCTCGACGTTTCCGAGACGAGCGTGAAGCGGCTGTTCGCGAGCGGCCGCTTCACGCTGGAGCGCGTCGCGGAGATCGCGCAGTTGCTCGGCTATACGCTGGCCGAGCTCGTGCAGGAGGCATCGGCGTCGGCGCCGAGGCTGCACGTGCTGACCGAGCAGCAGGAGGCGCTGCTCGTGTCGGACGTGAAACTGCTGCTCGTCGCCGTCTGCGCGATCAACTACTGGACCGTGCAGGACATCGTGTCGGCCTATCGCGTGACGAAGGCCGAGTGCGTGAAATACCTGCTGATGCTCGACCGGATGAACGTCGTCGCGCTGCTGCCGGGCGACCGGATTCGCGTGCGCGTCGCGCGCGATTTCGACTGGCTGCCGGGTGGGCCGATCCGCCGTTATTTCCATGCGCACGCGCTCGGCGATTTCCTCGACAGCCGTTTCGACGGCGCGGGCGAGACGATGACGTTCTCGCAAGGGATGCTGACGGAGGCCGCCGCCGCGGAGCTCGAACTGGAATTACGCCGGCTGCGCAGCAAGGCGGCCGCGCTGCATGCGGAATCGTCGTCCGCGCCGCTCGGGCAGAAGCACGGGACGGGTTTGCTGATCGCGACGCGGATCTGGGAGCCGACCGGTTTCCACGCGCTGCGGCGTGATGCGTGA
- the pcaG gene encoding protocatechuate 3,4-dioxygenase subunit alpha, with protein MTTLKQTPSQTVGPYFAYGLCPQQYDYDLKSLFTPTIAATHADGEHVLLVGQVFDGDGNVVGDAVLEFTQVDSAGRFPASRDDIAKSGFTGFARVGTGTDAQHRFVVETVKPGRIAADEAPHVNVTVMMRGILTHAFTRVYFDDEVAANAADPVLNAVPAERRATLVAKRDAQPGRPVVYRFDIRMQGPDETVFFDV; from the coding sequence ATGACGACGCTGAAGCAAACCCCTTCGCAGACGGTCGGCCCGTACTTCGCATACGGCCTGTGCCCGCAGCAATACGACTACGACCTGAAAAGCCTGTTCACGCCGACGATCGCCGCGACGCACGCCGACGGCGAGCACGTGCTGCTGGTCGGGCAGGTGTTCGACGGCGACGGCAACGTCGTCGGCGACGCGGTGCTCGAATTCACGCAGGTGGACAGCGCGGGCCGCTTCCCTGCATCGCGCGACGACATCGCGAAATCCGGCTTCACCGGTTTCGCGCGAGTCGGCACGGGCACCGATGCGCAGCACCGCTTCGTCGTCGAGACGGTGAAGCCGGGCCGCATCGCCGCCGACGAAGCGCCGCACGTCAACGTGACCGTGATGATGCGCGGGATCCTCACCCACGCGTTCACGCGCGTGTACTTCGACGACGAGGTCGCGGCGAACGCAGCCGACCCCGTGCTGAACGCGGTACCGGCCGAGCGCCGCGCGACGCTCGTCGCGAAACGCGACGCGCAGCCGGGCCGCCCGGTCGTCTACCGCTTCGACATCCGCATGCAGGGGCCGGACGAAACGGTGTTCTTCGACGTTTGA
- a CDS encoding YiiX/YebB-like N1pC/P60 family cysteine hydrolase yields MATRTDTAAYEPQHTAPRDARDTDRTMPLATVRTLAASAHVGDLVFIRVPAGSPRDAAGTTGAWANRFGIVVDTSGDEPVIAEPAFAWTKLTPLSRFVAHTDGGRIALARRVAAPTADEQRNVHATAERRIDALLGNRFNLRARRGFCAQYVSDVLGADRAATPAVLLRSGTLSLEFDGIVFDPGCK; encoded by the coding sequence ATGGCCACCCGAACCGACACCGCCGCTTACGAACCGCAGCACACCGCACCGCGCGATGCACGCGACACGGATCGCACGATGCCGCTCGCCACCGTCCGCACGCTGGCCGCCAGCGCGCATGTCGGCGATCTCGTGTTCATCCGCGTGCCGGCCGGCTCGCCACGCGACGCGGCAGGCACGACGGGCGCATGGGCCAATCGCTTCGGCATCGTGGTCGATACGTCGGGCGACGAACCCGTGATCGCCGAGCCCGCGTTTGCGTGGACGAAGCTCACGCCGCTGTCGCGCTTCGTCGCCCATACCGACGGCGGCCGCATCGCGCTGGCGCGCCGCGTCGCGGCACCGACCGCCGACGAGCAGCGCAACGTGCATGCGACGGCCGAACGGCGGATCGACGCATTGCTCGGCAACCGCTTCAACCTGAGGGCGCGGCGCGGGTTCTGCGCGCAGTACGTGAGCGACGTGCTCGGCGCCGACCGGGCCGCGACGCCGGCCGTACTGCTGCGCAGCGGCACGCTGTCGCTCGAATTCGACGGGATCGTGTTCGATCCCGGCTGCAAATGA
- a CDS encoding type II toxin-antitoxin system RelE/ParE family toxin: protein MARQQIQVTLGVRFFRTARGNEPVREWLKALGQVERRAIGEEIKTVQLGWPLGMPLVRKMAKDLWEIRVMLPGRSARVLFTVVGDTMVLLHGFFKQSRATPSDDLDVTVARLKALTHAI from the coding sequence ATGGCGAGACAGCAGATCCAGGTCACGCTCGGCGTGCGGTTCTTTCGCACGGCCCGAGGCAACGAGCCGGTGCGCGAATGGCTCAAGGCGCTCGGGCAAGTGGAGCGAAGGGCGATCGGCGAAGAGATCAAGACCGTTCAACTCGGCTGGCCGCTCGGCATGCCGCTGGTCCGGAAGATGGCGAAGGATCTATGGGAGATCCGCGTGATGCTGCCGGGGCGGAGCGCCCGCGTGCTGTTCACGGTCGTCGGCGACACGATGGTCCTGCTGCACGGCTTCTTCAAGCAGTCGCGGGCCACGCCGTCGGACGATCTCGACGTCACCGTCGCGCGCCTGAAAGCGCTGACGCACGCCATTTGA